The following are encoded together in the Longimicrobium sp. genome:
- the ffh gene encoding signal recognition particle protein, whose product MFDQLSDKLEGVFSGLRQRGVLTEPMIREGLREIRRVLLEADVNYQVTRDFMKRVEEKALGERVLKSVTPGQQIVKVVHEELTSMLGEKRSPLALAPLPPTVIMMVGLQGSGKTTTAGKIARRMKREMRQTRLVACDVYRPAAVEQLQTLGEQVGVPVYAEPGSTDVVGIARRALELAKSERDRVVIFDTAGRLQIDEELMDELRRLKEAVGPHEILFVADGMIGQESVNVAKGFDDALDVTGVVLTKMDGDARGGAALSIFGVTGKPIKFLGVGEKLDGLEEFHPERMAGRILQQGDVLSLVEKAERAFDKDEAAKLEKKMMGAGRFDLEDFLVALRQFQNLGPLENLLKLIPGVNNKMLKNVKVDPKQFKHIEAIILSMTPQERRRPEMLNGPRRARIARGSGRPVMEINRLLAQFKEMQKFMKQMKGLQGMMPKGGMPRLPFGGGMPRM is encoded by the coding sequence ATGTTCGACCAGCTCAGCGACAAGCTCGAAGGCGTATTTTCCGGCCTGCGGCAGCGTGGAGTCCTCACGGAGCCCATGATCCGCGAAGGGCTCCGGGAGATCCGCCGCGTCCTGCTGGAGGCCGACGTAAACTACCAGGTCACGCGCGACTTCATGAAGCGCGTGGAAGAGAAGGCGCTGGGCGAGCGCGTCCTGAAGTCGGTCACGCCGGGGCAGCAGATCGTCAAGGTGGTGCACGAGGAGCTGACCTCCATGCTCGGCGAGAAGCGCTCGCCGCTGGCGCTGGCGCCGCTCCCTCCCACCGTCATCATGATGGTCGGCCTGCAGGGCTCGGGTAAGACGACCACCGCCGGCAAGATCGCGCGGCGCATGAAGCGCGAGATGCGCCAGACGCGCCTGGTGGCCTGCGACGTCTACCGCCCCGCCGCCGTGGAGCAGCTGCAGACGCTGGGCGAGCAGGTGGGCGTCCCCGTCTACGCCGAGCCGGGCTCCACCGACGTGGTGGGCATCGCGCGCCGGGCGCTGGAGCTGGCCAAGAGCGAGCGCGACCGGGTGGTCATCTTCGACACCGCCGGCCGCCTGCAGATCGACGAGGAGCTGATGGACGAGCTCCGCCGCCTCAAGGAGGCCGTCGGGCCGCACGAGATCCTCTTCGTGGCGGACGGGATGATCGGCCAGGAGTCGGTGAACGTGGCCAAGGGCTTCGACGACGCGCTGGACGTGACGGGCGTGGTGCTCACCAAGATGGACGGCGACGCACGCGGCGGCGCGGCCCTCTCCATCTTCGGCGTCACCGGCAAGCCCATCAAGTTCCTGGGCGTGGGCGAGAAGCTCGACGGGCTGGAGGAGTTCCACCCGGAGCGGATGGCCGGGCGCATCCTGCAGCAGGGCGACGTGCTCTCGCTGGTGGAGAAGGCGGAGCGCGCCTTCGACAAGGACGAGGCCGCCAAGCTCGAGAAGAAGATGATGGGCGCGGGGCGGTTCGACCTGGAGGACTTCCTGGTCGCGCTTCGCCAGTTCCAGAACCTGGGACCGCTGGAGAACCTGCTGAAGCTGATCCCGGGCGTGAACAACAAGATGTTGAAGAACGTCAAGGTCGATCCCAAGCAGTTCAAGCACATCGAGGCGATCATCCTGTCGATGACCCCTCAGGAGCGCCGCCGCCCCGAGATGCTCAACGGCCCGCGCCGCGCCCGCATCGCCCGCGGCAGCGGCCGCCCCGTGATGGAGATCAACCGTCTCCTGGCGCAGTTCAAGGAGATGCAGAAGTTCATGAAGCAGATGAAGGGGCTGCAGGGGATGATGCCGAAAGGCGGGATGCCCCGGCTGCCGTTCGGGGGCGGGATGCCCCGAATGTAA